One genomic window of [Clostridium] scindens ATCC 35704 includes the following:
- a CDS encoding ABC transporter ATP-binding protein → MNIIDIQDITKDYGGGRGVFDIAFQVKRGEVLGFLGPNGAGKTTTIRQLMGFLKPDKGKVLILGKDCFKEADQIARFVGYLPGEIAFIDSMTGMEFIRFIARMKGMKELGRARQLMEQFELDPSPKIKKMSKGTKQKIGIVCAFMQDPDILLLDEPTSGLDPLMQSAFIDLILDEKKKGKSILLSSHIFEEVERTCDRAAIIREGRLAAVEDIEKLRQNKRKIVELKFPSAEMALDFASRMPSARRNGESVTVKIKGNMDALVKLASEYSVADLDIKTQSLEEIFMHFYGGKEDD, encoded by the coding sequence ATGAACATTATAGACATTCAGGATATAACCAAAGATTACGGCGGCGGCCGGGGCGTCTTTGACATTGCCTTCCAGGTAAAGCGCGGGGAAGTCCTGGGCTTCCTCGGCCCCAATGGCGCCGGAAAGACCACTACCATCCGCCAGCTGATGGGATTCCTAAAGCCTGACAAAGGCAAGGTCTTGATTCTGGGAAAAGACTGCTTCAAGGAAGCAGACCAGATTGCGCGCTTTGTTGGTTATCTTCCCGGGGAAATCGCGTTCATCGACTCTATGACCGGCATGGAATTCATCCGGTTCATTGCGCGGATGAAGGGCATGAAGGAACTTGGCCGCGCCCGTCAGCTGATGGAGCAGTTTGAACTGGATCCTTCTCCCAAGATCAAGAAAATGTCCAAAGGAACCAAGCAGAAAATAGGTATCGTATGTGCTTTTATGCAGGATCCTGACATCCTTTTACTGGATGAGCCCACCAGTGGCCTGGATCCTCTGATGCAAAGCGCCTTCATCGACCTGATTCTTGACGAGAAGAAGAAGGGTAAGTCGATCCTTCTGTCCTCTCATATCTTTGAAGAGGTGGAGCGTACCTGCGACCGCGCCGCCATCATACGTGAAGGACGTCTGGCAGCAGTGGAGGATATAGAAAAACTTCGCCAGAACAAGCGTAAGATCGTAGAATTAAAATTCCCCTCCGCGGAAATGGCCCTGGACTTTGCATCCAGAATGCCTTCTGCCCGCCGGAACGGGGAATCCGTCACCGTCAAGATTAAGGGCAATATGGATGCCTTGGTTAAGTTGGCTTCCGAGTATTCTGTGGCTGATCTGGATATAAAGACCCAGTCGCTGGAGGAAATATTCATGCATTTTTACGGAGGGAAGGAAGATGATTAA
- a CDS encoding TetR/AcrR family transcriptional regulator: MNEKFFALPEEKRHQIINAAIEVFSKYDYKHASTDLIAAKAGISKGSLFYYFHNKKELYLYLYDYIMDVMKEQLPDRDILNITDFFELLEYAARQKAKVMEQGSPYIMDFAMRAFYSEKEDVSNDLRNHNFVQQDVIYQAYFSHIDASKFKDGISPHEICKMLIWMADGYLHEIRMLNQEPDMDALMTEFTKWMDMFRKFVYKEEYLA, translated from the coding sequence ATGAACGAAAAATTCTTTGCCCTTCCAGAAGAAAAACGCCATCAGATCATCAACGCAGCCATAGAAGTATTTTCCAAGTACGATTACAAGCACGCTTCCACCGACCTGATCGCCGCAAAAGCAGGGATTTCCAAAGGCTCTCTGTTCTATTATTTTCATAATAAGAAGGAACTGTATTTGTATCTTTATGACTATATCATGGATGTGATGAAGGAACAGTTACCTGACAGGGACATTCTTAATATTACCGATTTCTTTGAACTTCTGGAATACGCGGCCCGTCAAAAAGCAAAGGTAATGGAGCAAGGCAGCCCCTATATCATGGATTTTGCCATGCGGGCATTTTACTCTGAGAAAGAGGATGTTTCGAATGACCTCAGGAATCATAATTTCGTCCAGCAGGATGTGATCTATCAGGCTTATTTCAGCCATATAGATGCCAGCAAATTCAAGGATGGCATATCCCCCCATGAGATCTGCAAGATGCTGATCTGGATGGCAGACGGCTATCTGCATGAAATCCGCATGCTGAATCAGGAACCGGATATGGACGCACTGATGACCGAATTCACGAAATGGATGGATATGTTCCGCAAATTCGTATACAAGGAGGAATATCTGGCATGA
- a CDS encoding DMT family transporter codes for MKIKNGIMLVLTAFIWGTAFVAQSVGMDYLGPFTFNGVRSLIGGAALLPCIWLFQKGNGKDPEKRSGGARKDLIAGGIACGFLLFAASSLQQIGIQYTTAGKAGFITAFYIVIVPVLGIFLHKKIGWKVWGAVTIALAGLYFLCITEKVAMGKGDILIFLCALVFSIHILVIDYFSPKVDGVKMSCIQFFVCGIVSLPPMFFKETPKIGAMVEGWAPLLYAGVLSCGVAYTLQIIGQKNVNPAVASLILSLESCFSVLAGWMVLGEKLSVRESVGCVLMFAAIILAQLPDRKKEVLQYE; via the coding sequence ATGAAAATTAAAAATGGAATTATGCTGGTGCTGACCGCATTTATATGGGGGACGGCCTTCGTGGCCCAAAGCGTTGGGATGGACTATTTGGGGCCTTTTACTTTTAATGGCGTGCGAAGCCTGATTGGCGGCGCAGCGCTGCTTCCCTGTATCTGGCTCTTTCAGAAGGGAAATGGCAAAGACCCGGAGAAACGCAGCGGTGGCGCCAGAAAGGATCTGATCGCAGGCGGAATTGCCTGCGGGTTTCTTCTGTTTGCGGCCAGCAGCCTGCAGCAGATTGGAATCCAGTATACTACGGCAGGAAAAGCAGGATTTATCACTGCGTTTTACATCGTGATCGTCCCGGTGCTGGGGATATTTCTTCACAAGAAGATCGGATGGAAGGTCTGGGGGGCCGTGACCATAGCGCTGGCGGGACTGTACTTCCTCTGCATTACGGAGAAGGTTGCGATGGGAAAGGGGGATATCCTAATATTCCTATGTGCTCTTGTATTTTCCATTCATATACTGGTGATTGACTATTTTTCACCCAAGGTGGACGGAGTGAAGATGTCCTGCATCCAGTTCTTCGTCTGCGGCATCGTATCCCTGCCGCCCATGTTCTTTAAGGAGACGCCGAAGATCGGGGCTATGGTGGAAGGGTGGGCGCCGCTTTTATATGCGGGCGTGCTGTCCTGCGGCGTGGCTTACACTTTGCAGATCATTGGCCAGAAGAACGTGAACCCGGCGGTCGCTTCATTAATCTTAAGCCTGGAGTCCTGCTTTTCCGTGTTAGCCGGATGGATGGTACTGGGAGAAAAACTTTCCGTGAGGGAATCCGTAGGATGTGTCCTGATGTTTGCCGCGATTATTCTGGCACAGCTGCCGGATAGGAAGAAGGAGGTGCTGCAATATGAATAA
- a CDS encoding HD domain-containing protein, whose product MNNQLIMEMTRYYSGDPKHIQHFMKVYAYARMIGEMERLDRKTQHMLETAAIVHDIGIKESMEKYGDSAGHHQEQEGPAVAENMMGRLGYEEDVIKRVCYLVGHHHTYQDIEGLDYQILVEADFLVNLYENGSSKETAREVLYRVFVTESGKDILRNMFLA is encoded by the coding sequence ATGAATAATCAGCTGATCATGGAGATGACACGATATTATAGCGGGGATCCAAAACATATCCAGCATTTTATGAAAGTCTATGCATATGCCAGGATGATCGGCGAGATGGAGAGGCTTGACAGAAAGACGCAGCACATGCTCGAGACGGCGGCAATCGTCCACGATATAGGGATTAAGGAAAGCATGGAAAAATATGGAGACAGTGCTGGGCATCATCAGGAGCAGGAAGGTCCTGCGGTGGCGGAGAATATGATGGGGCGTTTGGGTTATGAAGAAGATGTTATTAAAAGGGTCTGCTATCTGGTAGGCCATCATCATACTTATCAGGACATAGAAGGCCTGGACTATCAGATCCTGGTGGAGGCGGACTTCCTGGTGAACCTGTATGAGAATGGCTCATCCAAAGAGACGGCTCGTGAGGTCCTTTACAGAGTATTTGTTACAGAAAGTGGAAAAGATATCCTAAGGAATATGTTCCTTGCTTGA
- a CDS encoding GNAT family N-acetyltransferase, which yields MIREIREEDKQLYMDLTEEFYNSEAVLHPIPEAYREATFHEMMRSQDYVKAYILEKDGQAAGYGLTSYTFSQEAGGKAVWLEELYIRPQFRCHGLGKEFFAYVDEQIAPKVMRLRLEIEPDNLRAKKLYLAMGYEDLPYAQMIKEVQEVQ from the coding sequence ATGATCAGAGAAATCAGAGAAGAAGATAAGCAGCTGTATATGGATTTAACGGAAGAGTTTTATAATTCCGAAGCCGTGCTTCATCCGATTCCGGAAGCATACCGAGAGGCGACCTTTCATGAGATGATGCGCTCGCAAGATTATGTAAAGGCCTATATTCTGGAAAAAGATGGGCAGGCCGCAGGCTATGGTCTGACCAGCTATACATTTTCACAGGAAGCTGGCGGCAAGGCAGTATGGCTGGAAGAATTGTATATCCGCCCCCAATTTCGCTGTCATGGACTGGGAAAGGAGTTCTTTGCCTACGTGGATGAACAGATTGCCCCTAAGGTAATGCGCTTGCGGCTTGAGATCGAGCCGGATAACCTGAGGGCCAAGAAACTCTACCTGGCAATGGGATATGAGGATCTTCCTTATGCACAGATGATAAAAGAAGTACAGGAGGTACAGTAG
- the dtd gene encoding D-aminoacyl-tRNA deacylase: protein MRFVIQRVSESEVKVDGQVIGKIGKGFMVLIGVCDTDTREIADKMVKKMLGLRIFEDEEGKTNLSLDTVGGSLLLISQFTLYANCKKGNRPSFIEAGEPKMAEDMYEYIIGKCKEQVEVVERGRFGADMKVSLVNDGPFTIILDSEKL, encoded by the coding sequence ATGCGTTTTGTAATACAGAGAGTGTCCGAAAGCGAGGTTAAAGTAGACGGACAGGTAATTGGAAAGATCGGGAAAGGCTTTATGGTGCTGATTGGCGTATGCGATACCGATACCAGGGAAATTGCAGACAAGATGGTTAAGAAGATGCTGGGGCTTCGGATATTCGAAGACGAGGAAGGAAAGACGAACCTATCGCTGGATACGGTGGGCGGAAGCCTCCTTCTGATCTCGCAGTTCACGCTGTACGCAAACTGCAAGAAAGGAAACCGTCCAAGCTTCATCGAGGCCGGAGAGCCGAAGATGGCGGAAGATATGTATGAGTACATTATCGGGAAATGCAAAGAACAGGTAGAAGTGGTAGAAAGAGGCCGGTTTGGCGCTGATATGAAGGTAAGTTTGGTAAACGACGGGCCGTTCACGATTATACTGGATTCGGAGAAGCTGTAG
- a CDS encoding MarR family winged helix-turn-helix transcriptional regulator has protein sequence MQDTKDVSVFILLFQIQHLSRYHAMKRLEELELKPGQAGILFTLNVEGVLSQRQLAEKIGITPPSMTVALRKLEERGYVLKEPDGRDQRIIRIRLSEKGKKCVEDLKKVMGDMEEIIYQGMSREERLLLKRLLLEMRKSLMDSKDFKGMDMCSIMEKTRPSKGPNDF, from the coding sequence ATGCAGGATACAAAGGATGTATCTGTCTTTATACTGCTGTTCCAGATACAGCATCTAAGCAGATATCATGCCATGAAACGGCTGGAGGAACTGGAATTAAAGCCAGGGCAGGCCGGAATATTATTTACATTAAATGTGGAAGGGGTACTCTCCCAGCGGCAGCTGGCCGAGAAAATTGGGATTACGCCTCCGTCCATGACGGTTGCCTTAAGAAAACTGGAAGAACGGGGATACGTTCTGAAGGAGCCTGACGGCAGAGACCAGAGGATCATCAGAATCCGCCTTTCAGAGAAGGGGAAAAAATGTGTAGAAGACCTGAAGAAGGTTATGGGAGATATGGAAGAGATTATCTATCAGGGAATGTCCCGGGAGGAGAGACTGCTGCTGAAGCGCCTGCTTCTGGAAATGCGAAAGAGTCTGATGGATTCGAAAGACTTTAAGGGGATGGATATGTGCTCTATCATGGAGAAGACCCGTCCGTCCAAGGGACCTAATGATTTCTAG
- a CDS encoding ABC transporter ATP-binding protein codes for MSKLLKFLKPYAGAVLAILCVLIVQAYCDLSLPTYTSEIVNVGIQQGGIDETVPDTISEEDLDHLLLFVPSDKREAVESAYKEDAGDYDYDGKVMKLKSSVKKDEDKMDELSSLLGKPMLLASGFDSDSDMTKKMEEQMKQQMQSQMPDVSKMSVYDIFEMMEDGQRDSAVEEIEKQMKSMPDSMIEQAAATYIRSAYGRIGLDTDKIETDYILATGAKMLALAALGMVASIIVGLMASRVGASVGKGLRRDVFRKVVGFSNGEFDKFSTASLITRSTNDIQQIQLLTVMILRMVLYAPIMAIGGIWKVFNTNVDMSWIIGIAVGLIVMVVIVLFVVVMPKFKIVQNQVDRLNLVSREILTGLPVIRAFSTEKYEEKRFDGANRDLTKTNLFVNRAMTFMMPLMMLIMNCIAVLIVWIGGHSVNDGAMQVGDMMAFIQYTMQIIMSFLMICMISVMLPRAAVSATRVDEVLVSHTLIHDPKNPKKLPQDGHGEVTFDHVSFRYPGAEEDVLHDISFTAKPGQTTAFIGSTGSGKSTLVNLIPRFYDVTEGKITLDGEDIRNITQHELRDKLGYVPQKGILFSGDIASNILYGNPDGSEEDMKEAATIAQATEFIEAKKKKYQSSISQGGSNVSGGQKQRLSIARAIAKHPKIYIFDDSFSALDYKTDVTLRNALKEKTADSTVLIVAQRISTILHAEQIIVLDEGKIVGKGTHEELLKNCDEYYQIASSQLSERELEDNVKEVG; via the coding sequence ATGAGTAAATTATTGAAGTTTTTGAAGCCATATGCGGGCGCGGTCCTTGCGATCCTGTGCGTGCTGATCGTTCAGGCGTACTGCGACCTGTCGCTGCCTACCTACACCTCCGAGATTGTAAATGTAGGCATACAGCAGGGCGGCATTGATGAGACTGTGCCGGATACCATATCGGAGGAAGACTTGGATCACCTGCTGCTATTTGTGCCGTCGGATAAGAGAGAGGCAGTAGAATCCGCGTATAAAGAAGATGCGGGTGATTATGATTATGACGGAAAAGTCATGAAGCTGAAATCTTCCGTGAAGAAAGACGAGGATAAGATGGATGAACTGTCCTCCCTTCTTGGCAAGCCTATGCTCCTTGCTTCCGGATTCGATTCCGACAGCGACATGACGAAGAAGATGGAAGAGCAGATGAAGCAGCAGATGCAAAGTCAGATGCCGGATGTAAGCAAGATGTCCGTCTATGACATATTTGAGATGATGGAAGACGGGCAGAGAGATTCTGCGGTAGAGGAGATCGAGAAGCAGATGAAATCCATGCCGGATTCCATGATTGAACAGGCTGCGGCCACATATATCAGGAGCGCGTATGGCAGGATAGGCCTGGATACTGATAAAATAGAAACAGACTATATCCTGGCTACGGGGGCAAAGATGCTTGCGCTGGCGGCTCTTGGCATGGTGGCCAGCATCATCGTAGGGCTGATGGCGTCACGGGTGGGCGCCAGCGTAGGAAAAGGCTTGAGAAGGGATGTATTCCGCAAGGTAGTCGGATTCTCCAACGGGGAGTTCGATAAGTTTTCCACAGCCTCGCTGATCACAAGGAGCACCAACGATATCCAGCAGATCCAGCTTCTGACCGTCATGATCCTTCGAATGGTGCTGTATGCGCCGATCATGGCAATTGGAGGAATCTGGAAGGTATTTAATACAAACGTGGATATGTCCTGGATTATCGGCATTGCGGTAGGCCTTATCGTGATGGTCGTAATCGTACTGTTCGTGGTGGTAATGCCAAAATTCAAGATTGTACAGAACCAGGTAGACCGGCTGAATCTGGTAAGCCGGGAGATACTGACAGGGCTTCCGGTTATCCGGGCATTCAGTACGGAAAAATATGAAGAGAAGCGTTTTGACGGAGCAAACCGTGACCTGACGAAGACGAACCTGTTTGTAAACAGGGCTATGACTTTCATGATGCCTTTGATGATGCTGATCATGAACTGTATTGCAGTGCTTATCGTATGGATTGGCGGCCATAGCGTAAATGACGGCGCTATGCAGGTTGGCGATATGATGGCATTTATCCAGTATACGATGCAGATTATCATGTCCTTCTTAATGATCTGCATGATCTCTGTCATGCTGCCAAGGGCAGCCGTATCCGCAACCCGTGTGGATGAAGTCCTTGTGAGCCATACGCTGATCCACGACCCTAAGAATCCGAAGAAACTTCCGCAAGATGGCCATGGAGAAGTGACATTTGATCATGTATCCTTCCGGTATCCGGGGGCAGAAGAGGATGTCCTGCATGACATATCCTTTACGGCTAAGCCAGGACAGACCACGGCCTTTATCGGAAGTACGGGAAGCGGCAAGTCCACGCTTGTCAATCTGATACCGAGATTCTATGATGTGACCGAAGGGAAGATCACCCTTGACGGCGAGGATATCCGCAATATCACGCAGCATGAGCTGAGGGATAAACTGGGATATGTGCCGCAGAAGGGAATCCTGTTCTCAGGAGATATTGCTTCGAACATATTATACGGCAACCCTGACGGAAGCGAGGAGGATATGAAAGAAGCCGCTACGATTGCCCAGGCTACGGAGTTTATCGAGGCGAAGAAAAAGAAGTACCAAAGCTCGATATCCCAGGGCGGCTCAAATGTGTCCGGCGGACAAAAGCAGCGCCTGTCTATTGCAAGGGCGATCGCGAAGCATCCAAAGATCTATATCTTTGATGATAGTTTCTCCGCGCTTGACTATAAAACGGATGTAACGCTGCGGAATGCGCTGAAAGAAAAGACGGCCGACAGTACAGTCCTGATTGTGGCACAGAGAATCAGCACGATACTGCACGCAGAGCAGATTATCGTGCTGGATGAAGGAAAGATCGTAGGAAAAGGAACCCATGAGGAACTGCTTAAGAATTGCGATGAGTATTATCAGATTGCGTCTTCCCAGTTATCGGAGAGGGAGTTGGAAGACAATGTAAAGGAGGTGGGCTAA
- a CDS encoding ABC transporter ATP-binding protein: MPRRGPGHGPMPGEKAKDFKGTMKKLMGYMGKYKIALLFVVIFAIGSTVFNIIGPKILGKATTEIFTGLVGKISGGSGIDFAKIGRILATLLCLYLCSAFFSFIQGYIMTGVSQKLTYRMRREISEKISRLPMNYFDKLTHGESLSRITNDVDTLSMSLNQSATQVITSVTTIIGVLIMMLSISPLMTVIALLILPVSMGLISVIVKRSQKFFKSQQRYLGHVNGQVEEVYGGHSIVKAFNKEEDVIEAFDRDNEILYQSAWKSQFLSGMMMPIMQFVGNLGYVAVVILGGYLAIKKTIEVGDIQSFIQYVRSFTQPIQQVAQVANMLQSTAAASERVFEFLEEPEEDQTVPDAVALEGLEGRVEFDHVHFGYNPDHIIINDFSAKVEPGQKIAIVGPTGAGKTTMVKLLMRFYDVNSGAIKVDGHDIRDFNRSELRQMFGMVLQDTWLFKGSIEDNIRYGKLDATHEEVVEAAKAAHVHRFVQTLPGGYSMELNEEASNVSQGQKQLLTIARAILADPKILILDEATSSVDTRTEVRIQKAMDNLMRGRTSFIIAHRLSTIRDADLILVMKDGDIVEQGTHEELLARNGFYEDLYNSQFERSA; this comes from the coding sequence ATGCCAAGAAGAGGTCCAGGACATGGTCCGATGCCTGGGGAGAAGGCAAAGGACTTTAAAGGCACTATGAAAAAACTGATGGGTTATATGGGAAAATATAAGATCGCCCTGCTCTTTGTGGTCATATTTGCCATCGGCAGTACTGTATTTAATATTATAGGCCCCAAGATTCTTGGAAAGGCGACCACGGAGATATTTACCGGCCTGGTAGGCAAGATATCCGGAGGAAGCGGAATTGACTTTGCAAAGATCGGAAGAATTCTGGCGACATTGCTCTGCCTGTACCTATGCAGCGCCTTCTTCTCGTTTATCCAGGGATACATCATGACAGGCGTGTCCCAGAAGCTGACCTACCGGATGAGAAGGGAGATCTCCGAGAAGATCAGCCGGCTGCCAATGAATTACTTTGATAAGCTGACCCACGGAGAGAGCCTGTCACGCATCACCAATGACGTGGATACCCTGAGCATGAGCTTGAACCAGAGCGCGACACAGGTAATCACCTCGGTGACGACGATCATCGGAGTGCTGATCATGATGCTCAGTATTAGCCCGCTGATGACGGTGATCGCCCTCTTGATCCTTCCGGTGTCCATGGGACTGATCTCTGTGATCGTCAAGCGCTCCCAGAAGTTCTTCAAAAGCCAGCAGAGGTACCTGGGCCATGTCAATGGGCAGGTGGAAGAGGTGTACGGCGGACATAGCATCGTAAAGGCATTCAACAAGGAGGAAGACGTGATCGAGGCATTTGACCGGGACAATGAGATCCTCTACCAGTCTGCATGGAAGTCCCAGTTCCTCTCAGGAATGATGATGCCTATCATGCAGTTTGTTGGAAATCTTGGCTATGTGGCCGTAGTCATCCTTGGTGGCTACCTTGCGATCAAGAAGACGATAGAAGTAGGCGACATCCAGTCATTTATCCAATATGTAAGAAGCTTTACCCAGCCGATCCAGCAGGTAGCGCAGGTGGCAAACATGCTTCAGTCCACGGCAGCGGCTTCCGAGCGTGTATTCGAGTTCCTGGAAGAGCCGGAAGAAGACCAGACGGTACCGGATGCAGTGGCTTTGGAAGGCCTGGAAGGGCGTGTGGAATTTGACCATGTGCATTTCGGATACAATCCGGATCATATCATTATCAATGATTTCAGCGCCAAGGTAGAGCCTGGGCAGAAGATTGCCATCGTTGGGCCTACCGGAGCCGGCAAGACCACCATGGTCAAACTGCTGATGCGGTTCTATGACGTCAACAGCGGCGCCATCAAGGTAGACGGCCATGATATCCGTGACTTTAACCGCAGCGAGCTGCGCCAGATGTTCGGCATGGTACTGCAGGATACCTGGCTGTTTAAGGGGAGCATTGAAGACAATATCCGCTATGGCAAGCTGGACGCTACCCATGAAGAGGTGGTCGAAGCTGCCAAGGCTGCCCATGTACACCGTTTTGTACAGACGCTGCCGGGAGGCTATAGCATGGAGCTGAACGAAGAGGCAAGCAATGTGTCCCAGGGACAGAAGCAGCTTCTGACTATTGCCAGGGCAATTCTGGCGGATCCGAAGATTCTGATCCTTGATGAGGCTACCAGTTCCGTAGATACCCGTACGGAAGTCCGGATTCAGAAGGCGATGGATAATTTGATGCGTGGCAGGACCAGCTTCATTATTGCACACCGTCTCTCAACCATCCGAGACGCAGACCTGATTCTGGTCATGAAGGACGGAGACATCGTCGAGCAGGGGACTCATGAAGAACTGTTGGCAAGAAACGGCTTCTATGAGGATCTTTATAACTCTCAGTTTGAAAGAAGCGCATAG
- a CDS encoding HD domain-containing protein, translating into MERIDQQFEFLREIDKEKFIGRQTYLTDGKRKENDAEHAWHMAIMTILLGEYANEEIDVLKTVTMLLIHDIVEIDAGDTYAYDEEGKKTQREREEKAAERIFGLLPKDQCRKMRSLWEEFEACETKEAKFARTMDNLQPVMLNDATDGKAWEEHDVWLQQILNRNRNTADGSQTLWEYSLNRFIRPNVEKGRIKDSEKRKDSI; encoded by the coding sequence ATGGAGCGTATAGATCAGCAGTTTGAATTCTTAAGAGAGATTGACAAAGAGAAGTTTATTGGCCGCCAGACCTATCTGACAGACGGAAAACGTAAGGAAAATGATGCGGAGCATGCATGGCATATGGCGATTATGACCATTCTTCTTGGCGAATATGCCAATGAAGAGATTGACGTCTTAAAGACGGTGACCATGCTGCTGATCCATGACATTGTGGAGATTGACGCGGGTGATACCTATGCCTACGATGAAGAGGGTAAAAAGACCCAGCGGGAGCGGGAAGAGAAGGCGGCAGAGAGGATATTCGGCCTCCTGCCAAAAGACCAGTGCAGGAAGATGAGAAGCCTGTGGGAAGAATTCGAAGCCTGCGAGACAAAAGAGGCTAAGTTTGCCCGTACCATGGATAACCTTCAGCCGGTCATGCTCAATGATGCTACAGACGGAAAAGCGTGGGAAGAGCATGACGTTTGGCTTCAGCAGATACTGAACCGCAACCGAAATACTGCGGATGGCTCCCAAACCCTGTGGGAGTACTCCCTTAATCGCTTTATCAGGCCGAATGTAGAGAAAGGCCGTATAAAAGACAGTGAAAAAAGGAAGGATAGCATCTGA
- a CDS encoding spore coat protein — translation MLDDKTMVSDALAGVNGELVRYGEMISQTENKELKACLKQLRNECEMSQEKLYQVAREKSYYVPAAKATQQEIDHVKSVLTGLSMK, via the coding sequence ATGTTAGATGACAAAACAATGGTATCTGACGCCTTAGCAGGCGTCAATGGAGAACTTGTACGCTACGGCGAGATGATTTCACAGACAGAAAACAAGGAATTAAAAGCCTGCTTAAAGCAGCTTCGCAACGAATGCGAAATGTCTCAGGAAAAACTTTACCAGGTTGCAAGAGAAAAGAGTTATTATGTCCCTGCCGCAAAAGCGACACAGCAGGAGATCGACCACGTAAAATCCGTATTGACAGGACTTTCCATGAAGTAA
- a CDS encoding gamma-glutamyl-gamma-aminobutyrate hydrolase family protein: protein MNPIIGIVACGSTDQRQFVPQTYISAIEDAGGIPVILPCTKEDEAYPHYGKICDGFLFCGGDDVSPLLFGEELQTDRGRTDTRTDIFHLSFMEYALKTRLPILGICRGMQILNIALGGTIFQDLALRPASSLNHMQLSESRADTSHKITVSQNSMLYNILGDSACVNSFHHQSVHTLGTDLKITAIASDGVIEAVESVSRPFVLGVQWHPECMYQSMEPMQKLFHAFLKKAADAKNLQYIFSDLGTK, encoded by the coding sequence ATGAACCCTATCATCGGAATCGTAGCGTGCGGATCCACGGACCAGCGCCAATTCGTGCCGCAGACTTATATCAGTGCCATTGAAGATGCCGGAGGCATCCCAGTGATCCTTCCCTGTACCAAGGAAGATGAGGCATATCCTCACTATGGGAAGATCTGCGACGGATTCCTGTTCTGCGGAGGTGATGATGTAAGTCCGCTCCTGTTCGGCGAAGAACTACAGACAGATCGTGGCAGGACGGATACCCGTACGGATATCTTCCACCTTTCCTTCATGGAATATGCCCTCAAGACCAGACTTCCAATCCTAGGCATCTGCCGGGGCATGCAGATTCTTAATATTGCTCTCGGCGGAACCATCTTCCAGGATCTTGCCTTACGTCCGGCATCCTCCCTAAACCATATGCAGTTATCTGAGAGCCGCGCGGACACGAGCCATAAAATCACGGTCTCACAAAATAGCATGCTATATAATATTCTCGGAGACTCCGCGTGCGTTAATAGTTTCCACCACCAATCTGTTCATACGCTGGGAACGGACCTTAAAATTACTGCCATCGCTTCTGACGGCGTCATCGAGGCGGTAGAATCTGTAAGCCGCCCTTTCGTCCTCGGCGTACAGTGGCATCCGGAATGCATGTACCAGTCCATGGAGCCTATGCAGAAGTTGTTCCATGCTTTTTTAAAAAAAGCCGCAGATGCAAAGAATCTACAGTATATTTTCTCCGACTTAGGGACAAAATAA